One part of the Plasmodium berghei ANKA genome assembly, chromosome: 2 genome encodes these proteins:
- a CDS encoding 60S ribosomal export protein NMD3, putative encodes MIQIKKEGFLKNGNSIETNNTSECNGKVKEVKEAEEIKETSIKKKTVKMVSFLLDEDVKKEDYFTNNIPEKVLQKNSTNNFANSSEKKAKLKDNINSFNYANISNNYNEKEEVHLTYDKPQAGITHDYKDCKKDSPYEVYDKREYEENDQKIKISNGLNVKEIKSILRVNGQINSLKNGGNYKDSDSSTNEGTDVDGQWGEQSKSIDEETNNNERINFEQSYNESLKNYMSSSFVDMLNTIQKNKQNHTNDAGTSNQLHQIKHEEQNVINPSMNYQDKDFSNEIESTSHRIIQCILCGDNIIANNSKMCNNCLLQNIESNSMNINKDTYLIYYCRECKRYLHNKWVYCELESKELLALCLKKVTKLKKLKILDSKFLYTEPHSKRIKIHLTVQEELINNFISEMEFILHFVIKYTQCDDCKKKYTPYTYNTCVSVRQKVDHKKTLLFLESLLLKSQVNENIINIVSNPDGLDFHFLSRTDALKFCDFILSKTISKCKSSKHLINHDANNNTYNYLYSFSIDICPICKYDLIFFPKDFSIKYGIKSTFYLCLHVSIFIILVDPFGSAKSVYISQEKYNKYPFVALLNKSDAKSFLILNIEYINTEENSKKANTKKEKNIKKHKKKRHNRDNSDIGDMEEFTNETFSEQINKLKRKTKSIEDSEQNDSELHKVIEYASSEDQSYHTNIYQSSLADTKSCKSATRKVKLEKLIYAYVELYDESNGSTILTKTCNAKYLNPGDYVNAYDLRKHSFDNDISLHLEENDNYNIIIIDKVKSKEIKKIEDELKIQNNNIETLKNISDEDIFNRIVNNNCLGLENLKITSS; translated from the coding sequence ATGatccaaataaaaaaagaaggtTTTCTCAAAAATGGTAATAGTATCGAAACGAACAATACGAGTGAATGCAATGGAAAAGTAAAAGAGGTAAAGGAAGctgaagaaataaaagaaacgtcgataaaaaaaaaaactgtTAAAATGGTGAGTTTTCTTCTCGACGAAGATGTGAAGAAAGAGGATTATTTCACCAATAATATCCCAGAGAAGGTACtccaaaaaaatagcaCTAATAATTTTGCAAACAGttctgaaaaaaaagccaaattaaaagataatATCAATTCATTTAACTATGCCAATATATCTAATAActataatgaaaaagaagaagTTCATTTAACATATGATAAACCCCAAGCTGGCATAACACATGATTATAAAGATTGCAAAAAGGATTCGCCTTACGAAGTATATGATAAAAGAGAgtatgaagaaaatgatcaaaaaataaaaatttcaaaCGGTCTTAATgtaaaggaaataaaaagtatattaCGTGTAAATGGACAAATAAAtagtttaaaaaatggagGCAATTATAAAGATAGCGATAGTAGTACTAATGAAGGAACTGATGTTGATGGACAATGGGGTGAGCAAAGTAAATCCATAGATGaagaaacaaataataatgaacgAATTAATTTTGAACAATCATATAATGAAAGTCTAAAAAACTACATGTCATCATCATTTGTAGATATGCTGAACACAATTCAGAAAAATAAACAGAACCACACAAACGATGCTGGCACTTCTAACCAATTGCATCAAATCAAACATGAAGAGCAAAATGTAATTAATCCATCAATGAATTATCAAGATAAAGATTTTTCAAATGAAATAGAATCAACTAGTCATCGAATAATCCAGTGTATACTTTGCGGAGATAATATAATAGCAAATAATTCGAAAATGTGTAATAATTGTTTATTGCAAAATATTGAAAGCAATAGtatgaatataaacaaaGATACTTATCTAATTTACTATTGTAGAGAATGTAAAAGGTATTTACATAATAAGTGGGTATATTGTGAATTAGAGAGTAAAGAATTATTAGCCTTATGCTTGAAAAAAGTGAcaaagttaaaaaaattaaaaattttagattcgaaatttttatatacagaACCTCATAgtaaaagaattaaaataCATTTAACGGTTCAAGAAGaactaataaataattttattagtGAAATGGAATTTATATTAcattttgttattaaatatacacaATGTGACGAttgcaaaaaaaagtatacaccctatacatataatacatGCGTATCAGTCAGACAAAAAGTAgatcataaaaaaacattattgtttttagaaagcttattattaaaatctCAAGtgaatgaaaatataattaatattgtttCAAACCCTGATGGTTTAGATTTCCATTTCTTGTCAAGAACAGATGCCTTAAAATTTtgtgattttattttaagtAAAACTATCTCAAAATGTAAAAGTTCAaaacatttaataaatcatgatgcaaataataatacttataattatctatattcattttctatTGATATATGCCCTATTTGTAAATATgatcttatattttttcccaaAGATTTCTCTATCAAATATGGAATCAAAAGTACATTCTATTTATGTCTCCACGtatctatttttatcatattagTTGATCCATTTGGATCAGCAAaaagtgtatatatatcgcaagaaaaatataataaataccCATTCGTAGCACTACTCAATAAGAGTGATGCAAAatcttttttaatattaaacattgaatatattaacacTGAAGAAAATTCTAAAAAAGCAAATactaaaaaagaaaaaaatatcaaaaaacataaaaagaAACGCCACAATCGAGACAATAGTGATATTGGCGATATGGAAGAATTTACCAATGAAACTTTTAGTGAACAAATAAACAAACTTAAACGTAAAACAAAAAGCATTGAAGATTCTGAACAAAATGATAGCGAATTGCATAAAGTAATCGAATATGCATCTTCGGAAGATCAGTCATACCATACAAACATTTACCAGAGCAGTTTAGCTGATACAAAAAGCTGTAAATCAGCTACGAGGAAAgtaaaattagaaaaacttatatatgcatatgttGAGTTATATGACGAATCTAATGGATCTAccatattaacaaaaacaTGTAATGCAAAATACTTAAATCCAGGAGATTATGTCAATGCTTACGATTTAAGAAAACACTCTTTTGATAATGATATAAGTCTACATCTcgaagaaaatgataattataatattattattatagaTAAAGTTAAAtcaaaagaaataaaaaaaatagaagatgaattaaaaatccaaaacaataatattgaaacattgaaaaatattagtgATGAGGACATATTCAATAGAATTGTCAATAACAATTGTTTAGGtttagaaaatttaaaaattactTCATCCTGA
- a CDS encoding signal recognition particle subunit SRP9, putative, with amino-acid sequence MVYAISWNDFIQATRKIVSDSPDKTRYVIKLHKPTDEIILKVTDNNNTIMHRLSKTGNMKKLEEFNSLFLTWGTSENPNEPFPLKMNNKGATEQRMKKVK; translated from the exons a tGGTATATGCAATATCATGGAATGATTTTATCCAAGCAACAAGGAAAATTGTTTCGGATTCACCAGATaaa ACACGATATGTTATAAAATTACATAAACCAACTGAcgaaattatattaaaggTCACagacaataataat ACCATAATGCATAGATTAAGTAAAACTGGTAACATGAAAAAACTTGAAGAATTTAATTCCCTTTTCTTAACATGGGGAACAAGTGAAAATCCAAATGAGCCATTCCCCTTGAAAATGAATA ATAAGGGCGCTACTGAGCAAAGAATGAAAAAGGTTAAATAG
- a CDS encoding alpha/beta hydrolase, putative produces MGSSLSSTALFRPTSPSYEDDLKNLIYIPELLHINPNKYLENKQFEIFNKDENIKELSKRKFPALFFYYSKKLKTKHTIMYFHSNSCDLGQIYEELYTLHEFLHVNILAIEYVGFGLSYLEGTPNQYNINRRALAAYNFLKSLNLNPENIILFGRSIGTGVATKLAHNVKIMGDNIGGIILHSPYISIEKLVEDYVSYSSYLIENIYDNFKNLTILSNNDDSDAPFLLIHGKDDEVINASHSEYLIKNLNNKFKSSFYPEDSSHNCYYVIDDIAIPTKNFLCTLSKSRHQKKTEILLSLSYLRKELEIFEIRKFGYKKKGQKNIIYINNMYNDEYVKKIHKMKKKLCKKIKKMNKKYKLNELGNEGIQNGTVLENSTKGYSEMYNNPVNKVANSSMLEKTQTIGDTGGSYTDQTFTDIESKSSSYTNYYEYNENQDGRSRVREIIYFFNNKCLKNTQKNDNINNKSKYIRAYSNFHLDEKTTNYNDSCASDYFSEIEEKQKNLSDSDIVNKKYHNAIYEKKKNGYKSSVLYYNFKNSIHNKFVTNITQYSDGIKRETNTNI; encoded by the exons ATGGGAAGTTCTTTATCCAGCACAGCCTTATTTCGTCCTACTTCGCCAAGT TACGAAGATgatttgaaaaatttaatttatatccCAGAGCTTTTACACATAAAtccaaataaatatttggaaaataaacaattcGAGATATTTAAcaaagatgaaaatataaaagaattaagtaaaagaaaattcccagctttatttttttattattctaaAAAGTTAAAAACTAAACATACAATTATGTATTTTCATAGTAATTCCTGTGATTTAGGACAAATATATGAAGAATTATATACTTTACATGAATTTTTACACGTTAATATATTAGCTATAGAATATGTTGGGTTTGGTTTATCCTATTTAGAAGGAACGCCCAATCagtataatattaatagaaGGGCGTTAGCTgcttataattttttaaagtcattaaatttaaaccctgaaaatataatactatTTGGTAGATCTATAGGTACTGGTGTTGCTACTAAATTAGCTCataatgtaaaaattatgGGCGATAATATAGGAGGGATTATATTACATTCtccatatatatcaatTGAAAAGTTAGTAGAAGATTATGTTTCATATTCTTCATACCtcattgaaaatatatatgacaattttaaaaatttaacaaTCCTTAGCAATAACGATGATTCAGATGCTCCATTCTTACTTATACATGGTAAAGATGATGAAGTAATAAATGCATCTCATTCcgaatatttaataaaaaatttaaataataaatttaagtCTTCATTTTATCCTGAAGACTCTTCTCACAACTGTTACTATGTCATTGAC GATATCGCTATCCCCACAAAGAATTTTCTATGCACTCTCAGTAAATCACGCCACCAAAAAAAGAcagaaatattattatcgtTATCTTATCTAAGAAAAGA GCtagaaatatttgaaataagaaaatttggttataaaaaaaaaggccaaaaaaacataatatatataaacaatatgTACAATGATGAATATGTAAAgaaaattcataaaatgaaaaaaaaattgtgcaaaaaaattaaaaaaatgaataaaaaatataagttaAATGAACTAGGTAATGAAGGAATACAAAACGGTACCGTATTGGAAAATAGTACCAAAGGATATTCCGAAATGTATAACAATCCAGTCAATAAAGTTGCGAATTCGTCAATGTTAGAAAAAACACAAACTATTGGAGACACAGGCGGTTCATATACCGACCAAACATTTACAGATATTGAAAGCAAATCCTCAtcatatacaaattattatgaatataatgaaaatcaAGATGGCAGATCTCGAGTTCgtgaaataatatatttttttaataataaatgtttaaaaaatacacaaaaaaatgataatataaataataaatcgAAATATATTAGAGCCTATTCAAATTTCCATCTAGATGAAAAAAcaacaaattataatgattCATGCGCATCTGATTATTTTAGTGAAATagaagaaaaacaaaaaaatctTTCTGATTCTGATAtagttaataaaaaatatcataatgcgatatatgaaaaaaaaaaaaatggatataaaTCAAgtgtattatattataacttTAAGAATAgtatacataataaatttgttacTAATATAACACAATATTCGGATGGTATAAAAAGAGAAAccaatacaaatatataa
- a CDS encoding RNA-binding protein, putative produces MDKERGEAEFINFKSTKEENQSKENEKEKNRATNLASFNEIYIEQKKEQDEWVIYVCNNSYGPYNLDQIINLWNTKRINMMTTIFKKGDNNWKYVYNDETLVKHFQATQSNTTNTDNTASSYNNEKDASNNHILNKQLNNNNTNSGQTQNHVNKSNENYFHQKETQYSTNLLNGNNVEYDNNDTYNNNNNNVDNNIATNLTNENKENQADLEKIKKRNKKKKYLERKKKKIEEGICERKIKNSSVYIYGLPKDVTQEEINNVFKKAGIIKIDSETTKPKIKIYYDENNNVKGDALVTYVYTQSVDIAIKYFDKFHFRQNCVINVEKAQFNKKIEHHKISKEEILIKKKKIQAAKYEQYRLQNWGEVYTGSKKKIVIFRNAFSYEDALKYDEGDPFYDFIKNLIEIEIKKYVPVHKVYPIPKHPHGIVCVKFKGVEEAEMIIEYFKDVELNDKKLEVYFYDGKQDLKAQCLPPQNKQSHIQNVYENISDPQNTDNKLPPVLLNNNLQSFHDWIDNQSEDEEHEIIVE; encoded by the exons atggataaAGAAAGAGGTGAAGCAGAGTTTATCAATTTTAAGTCCACAAAAGAGGAAAACCAAagtaaagaaaatgaaaaagaaaaaaacagaGCTACTAATTTAGCGTCTTTTAacgaaatatatatagaacaaaaaaaagaacaaGATGAATGGGTAATTTATGTTTGTAATAATTCTTATGGGCCTTATAATTTAgatcaaataataaatttatggAATACAAAGAGAATTAATATGATGACaacaatatttaaaaagggtgataataattggaaatatgtatataatgatGAAACTTTAGTAAAACACTTTCAAGCAACCCAATCAAATACAACAAATACTGATAACACAGCTTCTAGTTacaataatgaaaaagacGCTTCAAATAATCACATTTTAAACaaacaattaaataataacaatactAATTCAGGTCAAACACAAAATCATGTTAATAAATCTAACGAAAATTACTTTCACCAAAAAGAAACACAATATAGTACGAATCTCCTTAATGGGAATAATGTAgaatatgataataatgatacttataataataataataacaatgttgataataatatagctACCAATTTAACTAACGAAAACAAAGAAAATCAGGCAGActtggaaaaaataaaaaaaagaaataaaaaaaaaaaatatttagaaaggaaaaaaaaaaaaattgaagaaGGAATATgtgaaagaaaaataaaaaatagctctgtatatatttatggtCTTCCTAAAGATGTAACAcaagaagaaataaataacgtttttaaaaaagctggaattataaaaatcgACTCTGAAACTACAAAaccaaaaataaaaatatattatgatgaaaataataatgtaaaagGTGATGCATTAGTTACTTATGTATACACGCAAAGTGTTGACATCgcaattaaatattttgataaatttcATTTTAGACAAAATTGCGTGATAAATGTGGAAAAAGCgcaatttaataaaaaaatagaacatcataaaatatcaaaagaagaaatattaattaaaaaaaaaaaaatacaagcagcaaaatatgaacaataCAGGTTACAAAACTGGGGAGAAGTTTATACTggatcaaaaaaaaaaattgttatttttagaaaCGCATTTTCCTATGAAGACGCATTG AAATACGATGAAGGAGATCCATTCtatgattttataaaaaatttaattgaAATA GAAATCAAGAAATATGTTCCTGTACACAAAGTTTACCCAATACCA AAACATCCACACGGAATTGTATGTGTCAAATTTAAAGGTGTTGAAGAAGCTGAGATGATAATAGAG tATTTTAAGGATGTTgaattaaatgataaaaagcTGGAAGTATATTTCTACGATGGAAAACAAGATTTAAAAGCCCAATGCCTTCCTCCTcaa AATAAACAATCTCATATACAAAATGTTTATGAAAACATATCCGACCCCCAAAACACGg aTAATAAACTCCCACCCGTTTTgctaaataataatttgcaGTCGTTTCAC GATTGGATTGATAACCAAAGTGAAGATGAAGAACACGAAATAATTGTGGAGTAA
- a CDS encoding 1-cys peroxiredoxin, putative translates to MKRIIILIFPILLNVYLCFKNLAHNKSLNFVSKRWNFNNRFSHKLGESKSIDLANDIKENDLIPNVKVMVDVGNIGIVNNFGEEEKKSPIEESPFRSIDTHELFKSKRILLISLPGAFTPLCTSKMIPEYEKEYDSFIRENKFDDIYCITNNDIYVLKSWFKNMDIKKIKYISDGNSSFTESMNMLVDKSNYFMGMRPWRYVGIVENNILIKIFQENEKQHNIQTDPYDISSADHVKEFLKHNKI, encoded by the exons atgaaaagaataataattctaatTTTCcccattttattaaatgtttatttatgttttaaaaatttagcACATAATAAGtcattaaattttgtatCCAAAAGGTGGAACTTCAATAACCGATTTTCGCACAAATTGGGGGAATCAAAAAGTATAGACTTGGCAAATgatattaaagaaaatgacTTAATCCCAAATGTAAAAGTTatg gTCGATGTTGGTAACATTGGAATTGTTAATAACTTTGGGGAAGAGGAAAAGAAGAGCCCTATTGAAGAATCCCCCTTCAGATCAATTGACACCCATGAACTATTTAAAAGTAAAAGAATTTTACTGATAAGTTTGCCAGGCGCTTTTACGCCCCTATGCACATCAAAAATGATTCCAgaatatgaaaaagaatatgATAGTTTTATTAGAGAAAACAAATttgatgatatatattgtataactaataatgatatatatgtattaaaaaGTTGGTTTAAAAACATGGACATAAAgaagataaaatatataagtgATGGTAATAGTTCATTTACTGAAAGCATGAATATGCTTGTAGACAAATCGAATTATTTTATGGGAATGAGACCATGGAGATATGTTGGTATagttgaaaataatatattaattaaaatttttcaaGAAAACGAGAAACAGCATAATATTCAAACAGATCCATATGATATATCATCCGCTGATCATGTTAAAGAATTTTTAAagcataataaaatttga